Below is a genomic region from Isosphaeraceae bacterium EP7.
CGTCCCCGACCCAGCCAACACCGACGTCACGGGCGGCCGCGACAAGTCCGGCCCCGATGGCAATTATCTCGCCACGTACAACGGCCGATCGGGCCTGGCCGTGGGGCGGTACAAGGTCCTCGTCAGCAAGAAAGCCGAGGCCCCTCCCGGCATGGTCCTTCCCGATGCGATCAAGATGGACCGCGTGCAGCAGGAGATGATGGGGATCCGCAAGGAAATCCTGCCCAGCAAGTATTCCAGCGCGACGAAGTCGGACTTCGCGGCCGACATCAAGGAACAGGGGGGCGTCTTCGACTTCGACGTCAAGGCCCCCGCCAGCAAGGTCGCCTCCAAGAAGTGAACTGAACGAATCCCGACGCGGCCGCGTCCCCCATCTCCGCGACGGCGGGACGCGGCCGCGCTTCCCATGGCCGACTATGAGGGAAGCGCCCTTGAACGATCGACTCGCCGCATTGTGGCCCCTCCTCGCCTGCACCCTCCTGGCCGGCTGCGAGATGGGCTCCGCAGATTCCGCCCGCCCCAGGTCGCCCAAGCGTGTCCCGACCTCGGGGGTGGTCACCCTCGACGGGAAGCCGCTGGCCGGGGCCGTCGTCACGTTCCTGCCCATCGATGAAGAGGGGAGCCTGACCGTCAGCGACGTCCGAGAGGGCGGGCACTACGACCTGACCTATGTCACATTTCCCGGTGGGACCGCCCCGGGCAAATATAAGGTCGCCGTCAGCTATCTGATCGGGACCGACGGTCGCCCCGTCGATCTGGGGACCCGCAGCGCCTTGCAGGTGCCCAAGGAGGCAATCGAGGCCAAGGAGCGCCTGCCCAAGAAGTACAGCGACCTGGGCGTGACCACGCTGGTCGCCGTCGTCCCCCCGGCGGGGGGCACCTTCGATTTCCCGCTGGAGGGGCCGCTCTTGCCGGGCCCCGATGTTAAGCTGGGCGACGCAGACCTGGAATCGGAGCAACCTCCTCCCGATCGTCCAGGTCTCGCCGATCCGAACCTACCGCCATCGACCGAACCGAAGTGACCGGAGACCCGCGGGTGATGACGACTGCCCAGATCTGCTCTCGCCCGCGGGGTCGCCGCCTCGGCTCCTCCATGATCCTCTCCCTTCTCTGCCTCACCAGTGGCGCGACGGCCGCCCTCGGGCAGGGCCCGACACCCCCGGCGGCCCCTCGCGTGGGCGGCCTGACTCCGGAGCAAGCCCGGGCGAAGATGACCCTGGCGCAGGGGATCTCCGCCGGTGTCTTCGCCTCGGAGCCGATGGTCCGCCAGCCGGTCGCGGCCTGCTTCGACGAGCGCGGGCGGATGTGGGTGATCGAATACCTCCAATATCCGAACCCCGCGGGCCTGAAGCCGGTCAAGGTCGACCAGTTCCTGCGCACCGAGTACGACCGCGTGCCCGAGCCGCCCCCCAAAGGCCCGCGCGGGGCCGATCGGATCAAGATCCTCGAGGACACCGACGGCGACGGCGTGGCCGACAAGTCGACGGTCTTCCTGGAAGGCCTGAACCTCGCCACCGGCATCGCCGTAGGCCGCGGCGGAGTCTTCATCGGGCAGGCACCTTACCTGCTCTTCTATCCCGACAAGGACCGCGACGACCGGCCCGACGGCGACCCCGAGGTCCTGCTCTCGGGCTTCGGCCTCCAGGACGCCCACGCCACCCTCAATTCGCTGACCTGGGGCCCCGACGGCTGGCTCTATGGGGCGCAGGGGAGTACCGTTACCGCCAAGATCCGCGGGATCGAGTTCCAGCAGGGCATCTGGCGCTATCAGGTCGAGTCCAAGCGTTTTGAGCTCTTCGCCGAGGGGGGCGGGAACACCTACGGGCTCGACTTCGACCGCACGGGCAACCTCTTCGGGTCGTCCAACGGCGGCTTCATCGCGTTCCACATGGTGCAGGGGGGCTACTACTGGAAGGGCTTCGCCAAGCACGGGCCGCTGCATAACCCCAACACGTTCGGCTACTTCGACGCCATTCGCTACGTCGGCACCAAGGTTGGCGGGCACGTCACGCCCGGCGGGATCATCTACAAGGGCGGGGCCTTCCCGGCTGAGTTCGACGGCGCTTTCATCGGCGGGAACCTGCTGGCCAACGCCGTGTACTGGCACACGCTGACCCAGGACGGGTCGACCTTCGCCGGCAAGTTCGCCGGGACCCTACTCGATTCCCACGACCCCTGGTTCAGGCCCGTCGACCATCTCGTCGGGCCCGACGGCGCCGTCTATGTGGTCGACTGGCACGACAAGCGGGCCAGCCACCTCGATCCCCGCGACAACTGGGACCGTTCCAACGGACGGATCTTCCGGATCACCCACGGGGCCGGCAAGGCCACGGCGCCCTTCGACCTGGCGGCGAAGTCCACCGCCGAGCTGGTCGCCCTGCGAACCAGCCGCAATGACTGGTACGCCGCGGAGGCCCGGCGGATCCTCGCCGATCGCCGCGACCCCGGGGCGATCCCCGCGCTGAAGGCGCTGCTGGCCGACGACCGCGATGAGACCCTGGCGTGCCGCGACCTCTGGATGCTCAACATCTGCGGCGCCCTGGATGACGCCTACGCGGAGTCAGTCCTGTCGCACCCGGTCGCCGCCGTCAGGCGCTGGACAGTCCGGCTGCTCGGCGACGACCGGAGGATGAACGCGACGCTCCGGGGCAAGCTCCTGGCGCTCGCCTCGGACGACCCCGACGCCACCGTCCGGTCCCAACTCGCGGCCAGCTGCCAGCGCTGGGACACCGCCGACGCCCTGCCGATCCTGGGCAGGCTGGCAAGCCGCTCGGAGGACGCCGGCGATCGGTTCATCCCGATGCAGCTCTGGTGGGCGCTGGAGCGGCATCTCGGCGACCATGCCGATGACGTCGTCGGTTTGATGGCGGACCGCGACGTCCAGGGATCGCCAATCGTCCGCGAGATCCTGCTCGAGCGGCTGGCCCGGGCCCTCGGTTCACGCGGCACCGAGGCCGACTTCAGCCGTTGGACGCGGCTCCTCGAAGCGGCCCCGAGCCGCGATCAGGTCGACCGGCTCATCGCCGGATTGGAGAAGGGCCTGGAGGGGCGGAAAATCGACGAGGTCCCCCCGGCCCTGGCCCACTCGATGCGCACCCTGGCCGCCGCCGACACGCCGAGCGTGGCCCAGCTTCGGCTGGCGATCCGGCTCGGTGTCGACGACGCCTACGCCCGGGCCGTCGTTCTTGCCGGCGAGCGAGGCACGCCCGAGGTCGATCGCATCGCGCTGATCGAGATCCTCGGGCAGCGGCCTGAGCCTGCCGGGGAAGTGGCCCTGCTTAAGCTGATCGGCTCCGATCAGGCCCAGGCGCCGCGAACGGCCGCCGTCGCGGCGCTCGGAGGCTACGATCGCCCCGCGATCGCCGATGCCCTGGTCGCCCTCGTGCCGGGCCTTCCCGCGGCGATCCGCGACCGCGTCGTCGACGTCCTTTGCAGCCGCAAGAGCTGGGCGGGCACCCTGGTCGGGGCGATCGAGGCGGGCAAGATCCCCGTGAAGGACATCAGGGCGGCGCAGGTGATCAAGATCGCCCAGCTGAGCGATCCGGCCCTGACCTCGCGTCTCGAGGGGGTCTGGGGTCGCGTGCCCACCTCCAACTCGGCGGAGAAGGCCCGACGCATCGCCGAGGTCCGGGGGATGCTGCCCGAAGGGGACAAGGGCGACCCCAAGCGGGGTGTGCTCGTCTTCCGCGAGCACTGCGCCACCTGCCATCTGCTGCACGGGGAGGGAACCGCGATCGGCCCGGATCTCACCGGCGCGGAGCGGGGCGACCTCGACTTCCTGCTCACCAGCCTGGTCGCCCCCGGGGCGGTGATCCGCAAGGAATACCAGGCGCAGACGGTTGCCATCGACGACGGCCGGGTGCTCACCGGACTCATCGTCGAGGAGTCGCCGGCGGCGATCACGCTGCTCGACGCCAACCGCCAGAAGACGGTCATCCCCCGCGACGGGATCGAGGAGCTGAAGCTCTCGGAGACGTCGCTGATGCCCGAGGGGATCCTCGACAAGCTGAACGAAGGCCAGGTCCGCGACCTGTTCCGTTACCTCCAATCGAGCCCGCCCGCACGCTGACGCCGACCCTCGGACCACCCGGGGAGGCATGGATCAGTTGATGATTGTTTGAGTCGCGCGATCGCGTCGACGAGGGGTCGCGCGACCCCTCGGGGCATCAATCCCGAGTTTTCTCGTCGTCAAGCTCCAGGGTTTGCGGGTCTCGACGGCCAGAGACGGATCCATTCAAGAATGATTGTTTGAAGTTCGAAGGCCGGCAAAATTTCTTTGGCGTGAATGGCCTTTTATTGCGGGAAATCGTGGTTTTCGGACAAAGATCCGTCTTCGAATGGTGAAAAACTGACTCCGGAGTCATAGACTTCCTCGATGCCTTCTCTATGATGTCCTGACACGTCTCGACGGTGGGATGAGCTTCTCCGTCGATTTTGCAACCTGCCCCGATCGGCTCGGGCTGCGTCCCTTCCCGATTGTGCGCGGCGTCCAGGGATTCGGATCCGTGCGCACCTCGTCTGTCCGTTGCTCCCCGAGCGAGCGGACGCACGACGACCCGCAGTCCACCTTCGGCATGTGCTCTTATCGCGGCGAGCAGGAGAAGCGCCACGACTCCCGGTTCGTCTCGGCGAGCTGCAAACGCCCCGACAACTTCGACTCGAGGATGGCCGATCGCAGTGTCTGGTTCGTCAAGCGTATGAACAGATGCAACCCCGTGCGGGCCCTGGGTCGCAAGGTCGGCGGCGAGATCGTCGTCGCCGATGCGTCGCGGAAACGTGCCGAGTCCTTCGAGAATTGCGGCCGGGGCGACAAGCCCGGCCCTAACCCCAAGAACGTCCGCGTCATCGCCACGAAGACGTGATTCGCCCCCCGATCGGAGCTGATCGGCGCGTTGGCGCGGACGTTCTTGCCGATGGCCGGCCCCTCTCCCGAGGGGCCGGCCATCTCGTGTTTCGGGGGTTGATGCCGAGGAGCCCAGGCCTCAGGCCTGCTCGTTGACGGCATCCTTGCGGCCGACGCGAGAGGTGAGGAATTTGGGGCGAGGCGGCACCGATCCGGCGGGGTCGCCGCCGTGGAATCCGCGCGGGCCGATCGGGCCTCTGGCGCTCCCTTCCCAGGCGTGCCGATTGATGCTGTCGACCACCTGATCGGCCAGGCGCATCGCGCGGAGGGCGATCTCGCCCGAGACGATGGGGGCGGTCCGGGCGCGGATCGAGCGGACGAAGTCCTCGAGTTCCAGGGCTAGCGGCTCCCGGCCCGAGCACTGAATCGACTCGGGCTGGAGCACCGTGCCGAAGACGTGATCCTTGACGGCCGGCGGGCTGGACAGGTCGACGCCTTCGAGCTGGAGATCGCCCCGGAGCAGGGCTTCCGAGGGCCGGACGATCGTGGCTTGCCTGGCGCCGAAGTCGAGCGTGGCGTAGCCTTCGGGGCCATATAAACGCATCTTGCGCACGGCCTGGTAGCTGGCGCGGCTCGCGGTGATATTGGCCACCGCACCGTCCTCGAATTCGATCCGGGCGTTGGCCACGTCTTCGAGCGTCCCGAAGAGGCTGACGCCGACGGCCTCGACCGAGCGGACGGGGGCCGCGATGAGGGACAGGATCAGGTCGAGGTCGTGGATCATCAGGTCGTGGACGACGCCGATGTCGGTCGACCTGAACGTGTAAGTGCCCAGCCGTTCCGCGGCGATGTATTTCGGCCGGAGGTCCAGGCCGTCGAGCGCGGAGAGGGTCGGGTTGAACCGTTCGATGTGGCCGACCTGGAGCGTGGCGCCCGAAGTCCTGGCCAGCTCGACGAGCTCTGCGCCCTCGATCGAGTCGATCGCAAGCGGCTTCTCGACCATTGCGGAGAGGCCGCGACGGAGGAATTCGCCGGCGACCTCGCGGTGGGCCGAGGTGGGGACGGCGACGCTCACGGCGTCGACCTGGTCGAGCATTTCGCGCCAGTCGGCGAACCAGGTGGTGCCGCAGCGGTCAGCGACGGCCCGGCCCTGATCGGGACGGGAGTCGGCGACGCCGACGAGCAGGACGTCGTCCATGGAGGCGAGGACCCGCGCGTGATGCTGGCCGAGATGGCCGACCCCGACGACTCCGAGGCGAAGGCGATGCATGTCAGCCCTTTCTCATGCGTTCTCGGGCCCGGCCGTGCTTGCCCTCGGCCTGGTCGTTGATGAATCGGAGCAGGCGGGCCACTTCCGGGGTCATGTGCCCGTGGGACGAGAGGATCTCGGCGGCGTGGGTGGCCGACATCTTGGCGCGATAGATCAGGCGATGGGCCTCGTGCAGCGCGTCGATCCCCTCGGGGCCGATGCCGTTGCGCTTCAGGCCGACCACGTTGATGCAGCGGACCTTCGATGGATTGCCGTCGATGAGCATGTACGGCGGGACGTCGTGGACGATGCGCGACTGGCCGCCGATGAAGCTGTAGCCGCCGATGGACGCGTAGTGGTGCACGGCCACGCTGCCCGAGACGCTGGCGTGCGACTCGATGTGGACGTGGCCGCCGAGCATCGTGCCATTGGCGATGGTGATCCGGTCGCCGAGCTTGCAGTCGTGGGCGACATGCGTGGTGGCCATCAGGAAGCAGTGGTCACCGATCCGGGTGACGCCGTCTTCCTTCTCGGTCCCGCGGTTGATCGTCACGCCTTCGCGGATGATATTGTGGTCGCCGATGGAGACCCGGGTTGGGGAGCCCTGATAGGAGAAGTCCTGCGGGTCTCCGCCGATGACGGTGAAGGGGCTGAAGACGTTCCCCTCGCCGATGTCGGCCACACCCAGGATGCAGACGTGACCGATCAGGCGGGTCCCCCGGCCGATCTTGACGTCGGCCCCGACGACGCAATAGGGGCCGACTTCGACGTCGTCGGCCAGCTCCGCCCGGGGGTCGACGCATGCGGTATCGGCGACGAGAGTGGCCATTGGACGCTTCCTCGCTCAGGGATCACGCCGCGCCGGACGTCCCGGCGGGCGACAGGCGGATACGACGCCCGCTCAAGCGGCCCGATCGGCCTCGACCATCACGAATTTGATCTTGGCTTCCGCCGCGAGCTGGCCGTCGACCCGGGCCACGCCCTGGACGGAGGCCGACCGCTCCTTGATCCGGATCCCGTCAACTTCCAGGCGGAGCTGGTCTCCCGGGATGACCGGGCGCCTCAGCTTCACGCCGTCGATCGACGCGATCAGGGCCACCATGCCCGTGGGGTCGATCTTCTCGGCGATCATCAGGCCGGCGGCCTGAGCCAACGCCTCGACGATCAGCACACCGGGCATGATCGGCCGATCCGGCCAGTGACCTTGAAAGAACGGTTCGTTACAGCTGACGTTCTTGATCGCCACCACCCGCCGGCCCGGCGTCAGCTCCAGCACGCGGTCGACCAGCAGGAAGGGGTAGCGGTGCGGCAAGATCCGGCGAATCGCCGCGAAGTCGCGCGGGCCGCCGTCGATCCGCGTGCTCTGGCTCGACCTCTCGACGGAGGCGAGCAGCTTGCGCACCAGCCTGGCGTTGAGCTCGTGCCCCGAGCGATGGGCCACGACGTGGCCGGCCAGGTCGACGCCCAGCATGGCCAGGTCGCCGACCATGTCCAGGATCTTGTGGCGCACGCACTCGTCGTGATAGCGGAGGGTGTTGCCCACCACGCCATCGGGCCCGAAGATCAGCAGGTCGGAGTAGGTCGTTCGGCTCCCCACCCCGGCGTTGCGCAGGGAGTCGGCCTCGGACTGGAGGAGAAACGTCCGGCTCGGGGCCAGCTCGTTCCGGAAATTCTCCGGGCTGATCTCGACGAACCGACTCTGGCTGCCGATGGGCGACTGCCGGCCGTAGTCGAGGTTGTACGAGAGCACCAGGCGGTCGGGGGCGCCGGGGTGCGCGGTGAGGATCGAGTCCCCCTCGCGAACCGTGACGGGCCGGTCGATGACGTAGGTCGACCTGGGCTGGCCCTGGTCGGAGGCGCCCGCGTGGTTCAGGGCCTCGACGAAGGCCTGGCTCGACCCGTCGCAGCCGGGGGTCTCGGGCCCGTCGATCTCGACGATGCAATTGTCGATCTGGAGGCCCGAGAGCGCGGCCATGACGTGCTCGACCATCTCGACGACGGCCGGGCCATCCTGGATGGTCGTGCGACGCTGCCTGGGGATGACCTTGGAGACGTGGGCGCGGACCGACGGCGACCCGGGCAGGTCGGACCGCACGAAGACGACGCCTCTTCCCGTCTCGGCGGGGCGAAACGTCATCCTGACGTCGAGCCCCGAGAGGAAACTGACTCCGCTGAGCGACGATTCGCGGGCGATCGTGCGCTGCGGACGGCTCGCGGTGAGCATGCGAGTCGGACCCCTACATCCGTGTTGGGTGATCCTGTCCACGCCGTTCGATCGGATCGTGGCCGGGCCGCTGTGCGCAGCCCGGCCCTGGTCGGGTCGATCTGGCCCGCCTTGGCCGATCGAGCGTCGTGGTCCATTGTGACCTGGGAGCTGGGCCCCGGCCGGTTCGGTTTAGCGGCCCTGGCCTGCGGCAGGCGCGGTCGGCGCGGCAGGCGTCGTGCCCGGGGCGGCGGCCCTGGGCTTGGGGGCGACTCCGCCGGCCTGGCGATAGGCGTTGTTCAGGTGGAGGACGACGTCGTTGGTGATGTCGTTGCGAGGGTCGGAGTAGATCATCGCCTTTGACATGGCCAGGCCGACCGACTCCGGGTCGCTGCCGCTGACCGGCGAGCTGGACGTCTTGATGACGTGCGTGATCTTGCGATAGGGGGCCACCCGGGCCACCATCGCCTGGATCTCGTTGTAGACGGTGGCGACCGACTCCGCCTCGCGGCGGGCGAATTCC
It encodes:
- a CDS encoding carboxypeptidase-like regulatory domain-containing protein; amino-acid sequence: MARRLLFRPLAGAACSLAVLAGCGEDGPTLVPVRGTVTLNGQPLADAEIVFVPDPANTDVTGGRDKSGPDGNYLATYNGRSGLAVGRYKVLVSKKAEAPPGMVLPDAIKMDRVQQEMMGIRKEILPSKYSSATKSDFAADIKEQGGVFDFDVKAPASKVASKK
- a CDS encoding carboxypeptidase regulatory-like domain-containing protein, yielding MNDRLAALWPLLACTLLAGCEMGSADSARPRSPKRVPTSGVVTLDGKPLAGAVVTFLPIDEEGSLTVSDVREGGHYDLTYVTFPGGTAPGKYKVAVSYLIGTDGRPVDLGTRSALQVPKEAIEAKERLPKKYSDLGVTTLVAVVPPAGGTFDFPLEGPLLPGPDVKLGDADLESEQPPPDRPGLADPNLPPSTEPK
- a CDS encoding c-type cytochrome; protein product: MTTAQICSRPRGRRLGSSMILSLLCLTSGATAALGQGPTPPAAPRVGGLTPEQARAKMTLAQGISAGVFASEPMVRQPVAACFDERGRMWVIEYLQYPNPAGLKPVKVDQFLRTEYDRVPEPPPKGPRGADRIKILEDTDGDGVADKSTVFLEGLNLATGIAVGRGGVFIGQAPYLLFYPDKDRDDRPDGDPEVLLSGFGLQDAHATLNSLTWGPDGWLYGAQGSTVTAKIRGIEFQQGIWRYQVESKRFELFAEGGGNTYGLDFDRTGNLFGSSNGGFIAFHMVQGGYYWKGFAKHGPLHNPNTFGYFDAIRYVGTKVGGHVTPGGIIYKGGAFPAEFDGAFIGGNLLANAVYWHTLTQDGSTFAGKFAGTLLDSHDPWFRPVDHLVGPDGAVYVVDWHDKRASHLDPRDNWDRSNGRIFRITHGAGKATAPFDLAAKSTAELVALRTSRNDWYAAEARRILADRRDPGAIPALKALLADDRDETLACRDLWMLNICGALDDAYAESVLSHPVAAVRRWTVRLLGDDRRMNATLRGKLLALASDDPDATVRSQLAASCQRWDTADALPILGRLASRSEDAGDRFIPMQLWWALERHLGDHADDVVGLMADRDVQGSPIVREILLERLARALGSRGTEADFSRWTRLLEAAPSRDQVDRLIAGLEKGLEGRKIDEVPPALAHSMRTLAAADTPSVAQLRLAIRLGVDDAYARAVVLAGERGTPEVDRIALIEILGQRPEPAGEVALLKLIGSDQAQAPRTAAVAALGGYDRPAIADALVALVPGLPAAIRDRVVDVLCSRKSWAGTLVGAIEAGKIPVKDIRAAQVIKIAQLSDPALTSRLEGVWGRVPTSNSAEKARRIAEVRGMLPEGDKGDPKRGVLVFREHCATCHLLHGEGTAIGPDLTGAERGDLDFLLTSLVAPGAVIRKEYQAQTVAIDDGRVLTGLIVEESPAAITLLDANRQKTVIPRDGIEELKLSETSLMPEGILDKLNEGQVRDLFRYLQSSPPAR
- a CDS encoding Gfo/Idh/MocA family oxidoreductase, giving the protein MHRLRLGVVGVGHLGQHHARVLASMDDVLLVGVADSRPDQGRAVADRCGTTWFADWREMLDQVDAVSVAVPTSAHREVAGEFLRRGLSAMVEKPLAIDSIEGAELVELARTSGATLQVGHIERFNPTLSALDGLDLRPKYIAAERLGTYTFRSTDIGVVHDLMIHDLDLILSLIAAPVRSVEAVGVSLFGTLEDVANARIEFEDGAVANITASRASYQAVRKMRLYGPEGYATLDFGARQATIVRPSEALLRGDLQLEGVDLSSPPAVKDHVFGTVLQPESIQCSGREPLALELEDFVRSIRARTAPIVSGEIALRAMRLADQVVDSINRHAWEGSARGPIGPRGFHGGDPAGSVPPRPKFLTSRVGRKDAVNEQA
- the lpxA gene encoding acyl-ACP--UDP-N-acetylglucosamine O-acyltransferase, with protein sequence MATLVADTACVDPRAELADDVEVGPYCVVGADVKIGRGTRLIGHVCILGVADIGEGNVFSPFTVIGGDPQDFSYQGSPTRVSIGDHNIIREGVTINRGTEKEDGVTRIGDHCFLMATTHVAHDCKLGDRITIANGTMLGGHVHIESHASVSGSVAVHHYASIGGYSFIGGQSRIVHDVPPYMLIDGNPSKVRCINVVGLKRNGIGPEGIDALHEAHRLIYRAKMSATHAAEILSSHGHMTPEVARLLRFINDQAEGKHGRARERMRKG
- the fabZ gene encoding 3-hydroxyacyl-ACP dehydratase FabZ, whose amino-acid sequence is MRKLLASVERSSQSTRIDGGPRDFAAIRRILPHRYPFLLVDRVLELTPGRRVVAIKNVSCNEPFFQGHWPDRPIMPGVLIVEALAQAAGLMIAEKIDPTGMVALIASIDGVKLRRPVIPGDQLRLEVDGIRIKERSASVQGVARVDGQLAAEAKIKFVMVEADRAA